In Glycine max cultivar Williams 82 chromosome 10, Glycine_max_v4.0, whole genome shotgun sequence, the DNA window CGTGTGCAAGACTCGCcgtcttcttcatcctcttcgtCCTCGGACTCCGACCACTCTtcgcggcggcggcggcggctgAGGCGGCGCGAGAAGGAGCGGCGCAGAAAGAGCGAGGGAAAGGATGAGCGAAGGAGTAAGAAGAGAGACAAAGAGCgcaaaaagaagaagaggaggcTCCACGATTCCGATGACTCCTACTCTTCGGAGGAGGGGGAACACGAACAACCTAGGGTTCAGCCTGAAACTGTCTTAACCGAAATGATGAAAGAGTTTCCCGATGTCGGCAACGATTTGAAACAGGTTTCACTTTAATGTCTACTCTCACACTATGTCAATTCCATTGTTAAGTGTTTTTTTGGTGACCactatttgaaattgaaattggttATTATTGCACGCTCTTAGGTCAATGAAAGTATTGTATGatgcatatatatacatatgctTGATTCATTTGGTTTTTAATGGTCTTGTTGCTGTTGTGTTTGGGTTTAGCTCTTGCAAATGATTGATGATGGACAAGCTGTTGACATAAAGGGTATATCAGAAAAATCTTTAGCGAAGCGTTTGAAAAAGCTGTTCCTTTCGTTAAACCTTAAGGAGAATGGAGATAGGGTTTTCTTGCTGCGTTCTAAAGCTCGCCCTACTTTGGATGTTGTTGGCCCTCTGATTCAATCCTATATGAATATGAATCCCATGAATGAGCTAGCTGATACTTCGGCACCATTGCCTGAATCAAGTTCAGTTCCAATAGATTCTGGAAATGAACAGATGGTGGATGACCATGCAACGGCAGCTCCAGAGGATCATTCTGTTGGTCCTCGAAGAAGGTGAtgagtgataattttttttgtcattttgttgatatttattttttatttttcgaaattatCACTTACTTTATTGTGCAGGGTGATTGGCCCTGCAATGCCATCAGCTGAATTACTCGCTGCTGCTGCGAAATTAACAGAGGCACAGACTGAGCTCAGGTACCACCCCATTTAAGTtcttgttgattatgtttcctGGCTCAATTGAGTCAATTCACATCTGACAACGGCAATGATGATACTTTGATACTAATGTCTTTAGAGATGCCGAATTGGACGACGATTCTGAACTATTTGTAGGACCTCCACCACCAGCTCTAGTTTCTGAAGCAGAATCAGCTAATGAAGCAGAACGCTTTGAAGAGGTATTTAATCCCAATAGTCGTTAATCAGGAttatttgttgtttcttcaattattaaaataaaataatcagatTTAGTGATTGATGTATGGTATTCCACttataagataaagattttatTTGGGGAACATGAGAAAGAACTTCAATTTGGTGGCATATGCTTCTACTGTCTCCTTTGATTATATAGCCTCCTTCAGCTAAACTGAACAATCAGTCCTCTGAATTCGATGAGTCATAAATTGCTGTATTTGGATTAATCTttaatgatcagttttgttATGGGATAAGATAGTTTGATTTCCTTTGGTCGTGGAGTCTCTTGGGGAGTTCCATCTGTTCATCTTTAGCGGGATTATTTTGAGTGGCAGTGGTGGTAGTTTGGCTCTTTGAAGATGggaatctttatatttttttatttaatctttttgttttACACAATTTGTCATTTGCGTTTTTGTAAtttctatcttttctttttgtaaatagtttcttataaaaaaaaaaaacttcgtaccccattgcccagaggctcttcgctatgcgaaggtatgggggagggaaaACTGTTCAATTCTTAGATTACTTGTTAATTTATTACAGAAATAGATTTtggatatttaattatttatttgtaattgaaTGTGGAGGCACAAGTCATCACCTATTTATTTCTCAGGTAACCAGGATCATGGAAGTTGAGGCAGACAGCCCGTATGATGTTCTTGGAGCTAACCATAATATGTCCAGTGACAACATGAAGAAAAAGTATGTTCTCTCATTTGCTTCTTTAAGTAATAAAAGTTTCgggttaattttgtttttgaattaattattttaaaaactgattcAACTTTGTTGCCCCCACAGCAGAATTAGTTAAAAAAGCATTGCCTGGATGATTATTCAGTATTTTGCCGCCTACTGCTCCAAAGAAGTTATTAAGTTCTTTTGGAAATCTTCATGATCCAAATCATTGTATTATCATGTTACGTACAAAATGTAGACTATAACAGCCTGTCTTGAActcaaaacataatttatcatggtaaataatatattaaagatgTGATGAGAAAGAActgattttctttaacttttaagGATGTACTCAAGGCATTCTATGTCTATACTGGGAACTGAAAAGGAAAAgctactaaaatatattttttgtattctaTGCAATAATTGAAAAGAAATCCAAACCTTATCCCATTATAACGACTACATATAAGCAAGATTATttggttggctaatgttttcttgATTAATTCCCCTTAGGTACTGGAAGATGTCACTATTGGTTCATCCAGATAAATGCTCTCATCCACAAGCTCACCAGGCttttattaagttaaataaaGCTTTCAAAGAGTTACAAGATCCAGAAAAGGTGAGCCTGCTAGAAGGATGGTTTATTACTGAAGTTAATGGTGCTTTTTGTGGGACATGCTTACAGCTCTTTCTTTTTGTGACATATTTGATTAATTGCTTTATCTATATCTGGGACTgggttttcttttgtttttttcttttctttttggttgaTTGTTGCTTAATTTATTTCTCATATATTTCCTTTACCTCTGGTTTTTCCCTATAGAatttcttcaattaaaattgCTGTTTTGTTTtggcatgtatttttttttcaaaagattttttgtTCTCAAGTTTGGGCATTTGGCATATAAGTTAGATACTTTTCCTTTCTGATATATTTGAATGCTTTTTGTTAACAAGAAGATGTTGTGtggtttttgtagaggaaagcAATGGATGAGAAAATCAAACTCAAACAAGAACAAGAGCAATTTCAGGTACCTTGAACTTATTTGTGTGGCTGTAATAGTGGTGATTGAAAATCTTAATATCTTCGTTTGACTGCAGGCTGAACTTAAAACCATGCGTGAGGCTGCACTGTGGAGAAGATCTCAAGGTGAGTTCCATATTGTAGAGCATTCTTGTTAAGTTAGTTCAGGTCACTTTTCTGCATAACATGCTTAATATATCAATGAGTGATATGAACTTAACTTTGATAAGGGAAAGAGTTGGAAAGAGGATGGAAAAACTGAAAGGGTTATCTTGTGATAGAGATACTTGTAGCACCAGTCCCCCCAAGTAAAACATGAAAAGAAGGTTGTTGGAGTGGGTGTGGAGGAAAATTAAGAGCAAAATTCAAATCTGTCCATTCCATTGGGGCTTAATGGTGGTGGGGATTACATTTTCTGACATTCATAAAGCATATTGCCTCTTTTATGTAAACGAAAGaaaaatgtattaatatttTGGTATTTAAAGGTTGTAATACATGAACTAAAGGAGAAATTTTTTATGGTTGTTTCAAGTCATACCTCATGTCCTAGTTTTACTTTACATTATGATTACACTCATTTTGTAAgcctattttattattattttcttcttaattctAATGATCCATCCTTTTGCTGGGAGAAGGTACTTTACTGTCATATGTCAATAAACCAACACAAAGTGTTAGTGCCAGATAATTTGGTGATAGTGTGCTTAATTTGTGGTCTTTGGAATGACTTTAGTGGGATGTACTTTTGCTTCTTGCTGGTATTGAATAGTTGTCTTGTGACATTTGAGGTTGGAAAATTGGTCTGGCATGAACAAACatgttcccccccccccccccccatatttttaaggttttacttttctttcttgAAATGAGAGGACGTGCAGTTGGTTGCTATTACTTGTGAACTTTGTTATCTTATTGCTAGGAAATCTGTGGCAGGTATTTCCATGGAGGGTGATGAAGAGCTTCTGGCACAAACAGAGGTTAAAGTAGAACCAAAAAGGGATGAGTGGATGACAACACTACCTCCAGAAAGGAAAGTAAGTCCTGTGTAACCCATCTATATGGTATAATATATAGTAACTTTGAAACATGgtttaattatgattatgatataaTATAGAGTCACTTTAGCTTTATATATATGATCTTGGATATATTTTAgttgattttgtaatttgtagTTACCACTTACCAATTAGAAGTTTTAAACTGGCTTGGGTTATGTTATATTGGGGCTTAGTGTtcatatatatttagttttctttgtgggttgagGTTTTTGGTAGTGGGATGTTTCTAAATCCTTGAAATGAATTTCTAAGCATTTTAAGAAACTGCAAAGCCATTTTCTTTGGGTTATATGATACAGTTTCATCTTAAGTTGTGATGCCTAAAGAATTAGGTCTGATGCTTAGGATCTCACATCTCCTTGCTTTTCTGATAATTTGTTCAAGCAAGTCTGGACCTCTTTTTTGGGGCATACATCTGAAGTAATTCTAGAAAGTAGAAGCCACTAATCCATCCTGCTTTTTAACATATTGAAACTATAAAGCCACATTTTGTGAATTCTGTTTAAAATTGTAGAAGGATTTtgattggatttttttattaactttcctTTGCTCTCGAATGAACCCTAATTTCTTGCATCCTACGTAGGCCTCAAGTCCTTAGCATAGTCCCTGGttccttgttcaatttctgGGTGCTTTGCTCTCCTACCCCACAATAATTATCACAGCTCAACCATATCTAACATGTCTTGTAATTCTAAATCTACATTGGGACATATCTACATGGGGAGCTTTCATGTTTTCTTTAACAGTTATATGCTTGACTTTCTGGTTGCTGTTAATAGAATTATTCAAACACTGAATAGGAGGGGGGAATTTTAGACCTGCAGAATGTCTCCTACTGTTTCAGACCCACACTATGactttttttgttagtttttttagtaTAGTATAATTCTCATTATTAAAATCTGTTTTAATATtctcttaattaaatttgattctaattttaaaaaattgcttgagacttatttaataaagaaagaattcagtttttcttctaaataatACCCActtatttaatgtatttgtgTTTCAGCCTGGTGGTATGACTATGCAATCAACCACTTTTAGCCGGGGCCCAAAGGAAGGTAGAGGTGATACTAGTGTTTGGACAGACACCCCTTTGGACAGGGCCCAGAAAGCAAAGATGAAGTATGTATCCTCTTTCATTCTAGAAATGCTTTGGTTGGACAATTTCTCTTTCTTACAACCTATCTAGTTTACTCCTTGAAATCAAGAGCTTTAAAGCCAAAATGACATTTACATGGCAGTTATTTGGAAGCATACAATGAAGCTACTGCACTAGCTTCAAATGAAGAGGATAAGAAAAGGGCTAGTGCGGATGCAGAATTGGTGGACAAATACAATAAAGCAAAACGGTCAAAAACATTGGTGCAGAAGTATCAAGAAGAGGTTGCTAGCAAATCCAAGAAAAAGTCCAAGGAACTGAAGGAAGTGAAGCAACAGCCGGAGAAGGAAGACTGGGTGGGTCAACATCCATGGAAGCCATGGGACCGTGAAAAGGATCTGACAGCTGGAAGGAAAACTGTAAATTTTGATTCAGAAAGCATGACTAAGAACTTATCTTCAAGGTTTTCTTCTGGAAATTTTCAGAGGAACTTCCTTTGATTTGATTGAGTTTACGTTTCATATGATGAGCCCTTTTGCCTGGACACATCTGTTTGATCTTTGATGAGCTTCTTTgagaaattgaatttttctttttcctgatGGTTAGTTTCTGTCATTCTTCACGTATATTatgttgattttcttttcttgatcAACTATATCATAGGCTAACTGATTTTATAACTTATACAGGTGTATATCTAATTATCTACCAAGCTTGTTTATCCGAAGTATTTATGTTTGTTGCACACGTGATTCATATAGTACGGCATCTACGGTTAAAGTTTGAGAATTAGCTTCTATCCATGTGGAAATAACTTTTAACCTGactgtgaatttttaaaaaaatatgattcagTTAAGAGTTATTAAATGGTGTAATAGTACccatttattttgtatatttaactATATACATCTTATTATGttatgaattttgaatttacattgttttttaactataatttgtattattatgtattttgaaTTCACATTATTTACTAATTGCAATAATCttatcatgtattttttttcacattatcTATTAGTTATCTTATTATATTCTGTATTTTGAATTCACAcagtataataataatgtaaattatataagataattaatatttaaaagttattttagtataatttatattattttatttatgttgttcATTGTTTGTCAAATAAtatacatgataaaaaaatttcctataaTTCAAGTATTTATTGTGTTCTCTTTATCTTGTGTAATGTAATGTGCGCATCAAAGAATTCcaagaaaattaataagaaataagacttaaaaaaatgttcatataTAACAATTTAAACATTGAGGTTTTAGGTTTAAGGGCTAAAAAAATTggcacaaatataaaaaaaatgattaattaaacctaaaaaatacaaacttaaaactaatcaaaatatatttttcatataaagtTTGAGTTGAGATCAAACAAATACGTGtagttcaaatttaattgtcatgtataaattaaatacaaGTAATCAGAATTAAGGGAAACCACAATggtttgtaaattaaattagaaagaaagacaaaaaattcaataagaataattttgttAGATTCTCACCGATTTTGATAAAACTTTGTTACGGGAATATTCCTCCTTGAATAATTCTATAAGATGTCATGGCATcataacatttaattattttattttcgaaaataatttgattcaaGAATATCAAGTGCATGATACTTTTGGGAATAAGCAAGGACGGATCTGGTGGGGGCAGTGAGGGGCTTTAGCCCCCCTCCCTCAAATTtgaacaataatatataatattaattaataataaatatactattttcagtaatgatatatactaactaataattaaatactacttacagtaaaaataaaataaatatatatattaattaatatatgttagcactgattatataataatctttttaatactgaaaaatataatatatattatcacatattataatttaactcaaatatatatatgtatgataagAATGAcatttttatggtttttttaatttttattatctagGCTAATTATGCTTTGTATATTATTATAAGTCTcatttatctatctatatatctaattgttaacattaattatgataaatatatttatatataattgttataaattttgatgacTTTTAGGCATAGTTGTGAAACCCAATCCCATCATTGATCCCAGTTGAAATAGTGGATTAGTGATTCAACCGATAGGCCAGTCGCTGACTTGGTTTGACccgatttatattaaaattttaaaattatatatgtatttattatatataagtatataactaacATTATTTGTGTAAGAAAAGTTCATCCATacaccaaaattcaaaataataattgataataatgaGATATCAAAATGATGTCGTAAAGAtgatctatttattattttttttgtaaaaccaACCGAGTCAGATCGGTCCAACCAAGATCTGGTGACCTAACCAACTAGGTCTCGGTTGGACCGGTCCGACCAAATCAATTGCGTGATCGATCCAATAGTAAAACCAACCTAGTTATGCCACCAGGTCTCGATTTGACCAGTCTGACCAGTCGAGCCGAATCGGATTTTATAACTATGCTTTTaggtattattatatttgatgaGCTTTTTAGTGAGATTATTAGTGTAAGTGATGTTTGATAGTTATTGTGCTTGTGggacaaaaagatattttaaaatttgaaaaaaattgttcaagTTATAATCACACGTATTTCCTTCTTgcattatttgaaataattttatttttttaactttatcggtaaaactaataaataattttataaaatttattatttattaaatatttatttgttagaaattagatatttaaataattaaagtataaaaaaaattcaatcccCCTTTGATAATTAAAGTATAAAAGAAATGTTCTCAACgagtaaaattcaaaaatataatcgaagatatataaaattaaggaaagttaTACTCTTGTCATtcaagatttttgaaaaaacaatttaGTTCTTTAAAATTGACTTTTATGTTGCATATTCTATAAAATATAGTAAATGAAAACTAGTATTTAGAAAAGtcaaatgaaaatttgttatatttaaaaggaccaaaaaagtaaataaaaaattgtacttaATGGACAACTTAAACTAACACAAGAATTATACGAGAAATAAAGTTTTACAATGGCTAAATTTTAACAACTGGAAAACGAAGGACcgaatgaaaaaaatgtcatgTATAGAGAAAAGGAACAACATTTAAGtcgtcttctttctttctttttttttggtattgacATTTAAGTCGTCTAAAGATAAACACTTCTATTTTATTGTCAGAATATATATTATTGGTTATATATCTTTTCCCGACAGAGTCGTTGCATGGGAAAAAAAACAGCCAAAATATAGAGAAAGAGAATACATTAACATTAATATCCAGGTACAGTTTATAAACATTCAAGGGGCTGATATCTGACACTTTCAAGCCTTGATTATAATGATTAGAGATCACTTCAATCACTCATAACCAAATTAATTTACAAGGTATAATGCTGCATGAGACAATCAGTTTCAGACACTTTACCACGAAGATGAGCTTATAATTCCAACAGGTCTTGCTCATTTTCCAAATCCCATACAACAATTCTTCCATCCAATCCTGCAGATTCAATGAGTAGGCATTAGCAAAAGCAGCCTAGCAAAGAACATTATcagcacaaaaaataacaaatattcagATGACCATCCACCCTCCACTAACCTGATGTGCTGAAACGCCTTAGCAATGTGCCATGATCCCCAAGAGGCATAATACAACTACAAGCCAAAAAATCAACCAGCCATTAACAGTTTATATGAACTTTAAGTTGCCTGAATCCCACTGTTAATGGAATATCCATCCATTGTGTTGTGGGTAGGAGCATAATAAATTGAGCCGAACAATGGAAACCGCTACCATATAATTGAAAATCTCAGCATTTTAGAAATATGTAACATAACCAATAACATTTGGAAAAAGTACGGAGGTCATGAAAGGAGATATATACTTTATACAGTTTTCGTGAACAGTTCCACGAGTTCTTGAAGTTTCAACTGTATCATTGCTCACTCCATGCTTCGATTGGCCATAAAACTTTCCAAATGCTTCAGAGAACTGATTAAAAGACACAATTTGACAAATGAAGGAAAGAGTAAACCTCCAGTTAACAACATAAAGAGTAATACTACATGATTTAGCTATGCCAACTAATGACCTCGTGCCAACCTATCTAAAGCTTGATTTAGCTGTCAAATTTCACATCACAATATGAGTTTtagataataagaaaatatacttaattgcattttttgtCTAGTGTGCAATTTTTGTCCCTCACTAATTTTTTGTTCCGAAGCCTCAGTAAAAAGGGAGGGCTATGTTAAGACCATCGACAAATCAACATTACCTaacgaccttgttttgattCATGTAGTTGACCTTACCTAATGAAATAagactattgttgttgttgttgttagtccctcaatattttaattgctaCAATCAAAATCCTTTTATCACTTTTTCTTTACACAAAACCCTCAAATCCTTGTTTTTCACTTAAATTAGAGGTCTTGGATGAAtttgaaatagaaaattatttaaaaggttcagaaagtaaatttttgttgaaatttgaaagattTTGTAGGGTGTGAGCTTAATATATTGAAAAGGGAAAATCTAGGACTTTTTCAACTTAGGGTTAATATGATGTTTTGATTGGTAGATTTTGAATGAGATTTTAAAATGGTTCAATGGGTTCAGTTTGTGGagattttgatgaaaaaaatgtgaaCTCAAGTGTTGTATGTAGAAGAAAGTTGACTAATGAACTTGATTGTAGCAATCAAAAATGTTGAAGGACTTGTTTTTTagcaatataaaaacaaaaatgagggaCTTGttgaccaaaaaattaaaagtacaaTTAAGCCTAAGAAAAACAAGTCATCAAGCAACAAGTAAATAAGGACACAAATGAAACGGCACCAATTCAAACAATTAGCCATGTAATGAACACATCAAGAATGTGCTTAGCCACAAGAAAGgatatttttgaaaatcataATTGATATTCTGATTCTAGTATTAATTACAGTTTATAGggatattatctttgatttagaggaaacaGAATAAGATTAACATTGATAATCCGTAAAGGCGTGTTTCAAGTTTAGAGCCTAGACAATGCTAACCACCAATTGAATCATGCTATGTCATGTGTGCTACTGAAGTTCAGAAAAAAGATTATGATTGTTCTTTTGACAATGAGGTAGCTAGAAAGGCAAAGGGATGCTTTAGTCAACGATGGATCAGTTCATTTTCCATTTGACAATTTCTTTAGAACCAGTGATTTTGCTTTTACGAGATTAAAAAGGAAGTGCTATGGAAACCTTTCAGCTTGTGTTACAATTAACAATAACTACATACTGTATTGTTCTAATTTTCAGCAGTAACTTAACCCTTCCATTTTAGAGGATATATATCCTCTGCTAAttgtattttcccctttttcctaaaaaaaatttagttttcttttaaaaatctcAACCATAGTGTCTTATCCTTGTACCTTAGTaactcttttttaataatttgtggGGTTCAACTAAATGTAGTCATGACAAAAGTATCTTCATTAGACATCAAAATGGAGTTATGTCCCCTTGAGCTAACAGCATTATTTTTCCCTGACATTTCTCTTTGATCTTTCTAATTGGTCTAATCTAAATGTGTTAAGGATTTAGGAGGATCAGGAATTCTCTCTATATCAAGCTAGCCATGCTACAACTCCATCAGTATTTCCATGTTAGACATTAAGATTAATGAAATTGTTTTCCGGCAGGAGATTCATGTTTCTCATAGCTTAATCAATATTAAAGAATCTTTTGCAAGAAATTCAGTTACCTGTGAGCCATATCTTGATCCAGAAGATACTGCTTTCCGTTCTGCCAAATATCTGACAAAACTCCTAGAATAAAAACACatcaaaagagaaggaaaaataaatgaggAACCAAAATAATCACTTTTCTTCCACCTAGAAAGATAATTAAAAGCATCGTTAtttagagatgaaaagcctcaaTAATTCTAGCTCTACTAGAAAGTAGAATGATTGCACACAAATTGGCCAAGTCACATTGATAAGGACAATCTTAGGAAACAAAAATATCTGAATTTGCACGTACCAAATTCCCCTTTCATCTGCAGCAAAAACCATTGGGTTACAATCAAATCCCACACCTATCACTTTTCTCTCAGAAACAAATAATACCTGAAAACATGTCATACAATGATCCACCAATTCCAAAAATATATCAGTAAATTATCCACAAAAAAAGCCATGGGAAACTAAAAATGGTTAGACAGAGTGGATGCTGACCCACATCACGGAGCGGCAAATCACGGAACACAACATTTTGGGCCAAAGGAGAAGGAccaacatcatcaacaaaatATATCATAGAATTATGACCTGTGTAATATCAACAAATACAGTTGGTCAAAAGACACAGACTTAATAACGTATAATGACTTCACAAGCTCCCATGATTTAATAGAAGAGCctgataaataaatacattttattacaATGGGTCaagataaataaatcaaatcttTTGAGCACCATGAAAACCTAAATACCTAATAGTACCAACATGTTTATCTTTAATAACTCTTGACatcagaaagaagaaaaatgaaaacaaacaaaaggaaaCATTTAGCCTGCTGCCATAATATAAGCTAGCAAAGTGCACAAACCAGCCAGAGGAGAGAATTTTCACACCTACATACGCTAGAGTATTGCCACTTGGTGACCACTTGACTCCGAATGTCCAAGACGATGAGAGATCAAGCTGAACAATTTGCTGTTagacaagaaaaatattataagcagATGCTACACTTATCCAACAGGTCTTTTCATGTTATTTCTCTATTTTCTGTGGTTTTTGAGGAGATGGAAGAAAAATTGTTAGCAAGAAAACTACTTAGAAACCATTATTCAgttcattattataattataatcttaTTCAAATCAATTCTTTCAGCCACATTCAGTCATTGATCGATATGCTAAAAatgttgaaatatataaatacagACATCAAGaccttgacaatttttttttataaataatatcagTTTCAACTTTACAATCAACAACAGGTGAATAATATATCCATAAACAAGCTTCACAAGCAATGTATTGCAACAtgtgtgaaaatttattatacattaagctgatcataaatataaaaaaaaaatcatatgaggAATAAGAGTTAAAATTGAACCTCTCCAAATTTTGAATCTGGTGAAGTACCCTTTTTCGAATCCCTGTGCCAATTCAACATTTAAACttgaatgatttaaaaaataaacagaaaaagtCAGCCACATTCAGAGTTTCTTTTATCATACCTTGCATCAACGCCTTTTATAAAGGTGGAGAATACTCTGCATTTCCCATCTGTGGATGTTGTAGCAAGAAGAATCTGCAGTTAAACGAAAAACAAAGATGATGTGCATAGGGATTTTTACATCACAtaacaaatatatttcaaaacacAATTATCTAAAATTTGATTCTGAAAGCAAAATGATCTAACAGACCAAGACATTATTTGGGTGAAACAATAGAGGAAACAATTTAGAAAAAAGAGggtgaataatatatttaaaatattgatgattacaaataaatcataatagtaATCCACAAATATagccatataaaaaaaatcatttcagaGAATTTCTCAACAAGCCAAGGAAGTGCAACCTAACCT includes these proteins:
- the LOC100788598 gene encoding uncharacterized protein encodes the protein MGNSRKKHRRVQDSPSSSSSSSSDSDHSSRRRRRLRRREKERRRKSEGKDERRSKKRDKERKKKKRRLHDSDDSYSSEEGEHEQPRVQPETVLTEMMKEFPDVGNDLKQLLQMIDDGQAVDIKGISEKSLAKRLKKLFLSLNLKENGDRVFLLRSKARPTLDVVGPLIQSYMNMNPMNELADTSAPLPESSSVPIDSGNEQMVDDHATAAPEDHSVGPRRRVIGPAMPSAELLAAAAKLTEAQTELRDAELDDDSELFVGPPPPALVSEAESANEAERFEEVTRIMEVEADSPYDVLGANHNMSSDNMKKKYWKMSLLVHPDKCSHPQAHQAFIKLNKAFKELQDPEKRKAMDEKIKLKQEQEQFQAELKTMREAALWRRSQGISMEGDEELLAQTEVKVEPKRDEWMTTLPPERKPGGMTMQSTTFSRGPKEGRGDTSVWTDTPLDRAQKAKMNYLEAYNEATALASNEEDKKRASADAELVDKYNKAKRSKTLVQKYQEEVASKSKKKSKELKEVKQQPEKEDWVGQHPWKPWDREKDLTAGRKTVNFDSESMTKNLSSRFSSGNFQRNFL
- the LOC100789138 gene encoding Actin-related protein 2/3 complex subunit 1B-like (The RefSeq protein has 1 substitution compared to this genomic sequence) produces the protein MAVMAVHQFAQCITCHAWSPDQSMVALCPNNNEVHIYRLVEDKWEKLYVLQKHDQVISGIDWSARSNRIVTASHDRNSYVWNLEGSEWVPTLVILRPNRAALCVQWSPKENKFAVGSGAKTVCICYYEQENNWWVSKLIRKRHDSSVTSVSWHPDNILLATTSTDGKCRVFSTFIKGVDARDSKKGTSPDSKFGEQIVQLDLSSSWTFGVKWSPSGNTLAYVGHNSMIYFVDDVGPSPLAQNVVFRDLPLRDVLFVSERKVIGVGFDCNPMVFAADERGIWSFVRYLAERKAVSSGSRYGSQFSEAFGKFYGQSKHGVSNDTVETSRTRGTVHENCINCIMPLGDHGTLLRRFSTSGLDGRIVVWDLENEQDLLEL
- the LOC100789138 gene encoding actin-related protein 2/3 complex subunit 1B-like isoform X1, producing the protein MAVMAVHQFAQCITCHAWSPDQSMVALCPNNNEVHIYRLVEDKWEKLYVLQKHDQVISGIDWSARSNRIVTASHDRNSYVWNLEGSEWVPTLVILRLNRAALCVQWSPKENKFAVGSGAKTVCICYYEQENNWWVSKLIRKRHDSSVTSVSWHPDNILLATTSTDGKCRVFSTFIKGVDARDSKKGTSPDSKFGEQIVQLDLSSSWTFGVKWSPSGNTLAYVGHNSMIYFVDDVGPSPLAQNVVFRDLPLRDVLFVSERKVIGVGFDCNPMVFAADERGIWSFVRYLAERKAVSSGSRYGSQFSEAFGKFYGQSKHGVSNDTVETSRTRGTVHENCINCIMPLGDHGTLLRRFSTSGLDGRIVVWDLENEQDLLEL
- the LOC100789138 gene encoding actin-related protein 2/3 complex subunit 1B-like isoform X2 is translated as MHHLPRLEPRSIQLVEDKWEKLYVLQKHDQVISGIDWSARSNRIVTASHDRNSYVWNLEGSEWVPTLVILRLNRAALCVQWSPKENKFAVGSGAKTVCICYYEQENNWWVSKLIRKRHDSSVTSVSWHPDNILLATTSTDGKCRVFSTFIKGVDARDSKKGTSPDSKFGEQIVQLDLSSSWTFGVKWSPSGNTLAYVGHNSMIYFVDDVGPSPLAQNVVFRDLPLRDVLFVSERKVIGVGFDCNPMVFAADERGIWSFVRYLAERKAVSSGSRYGSQFSEAFGKFYGQSKHGVSNDTVETSRTRGTVHENCINCIMPLGDHGTLLRRFSTSGLDGRIVVWDLENEQDLLEL